The following proteins come from a genomic window of Gimesia sp.:
- a CDS encoding carboxypeptidase-like regulatory domain-containing protein, which translates to MIPFCRLTMTGSLLLTLLIAVGCGGKQEDLPDTVAVSGMVTYKGAPVPEATIMLYPVEGRKPASGRTDADGKFTLTTFNKDDGALPGEHQVTVNAFQSTPEGVSMKSSIPIKYSNPSSSPLKVTVAEGDADLKLELSD; encoded by the coding sequence ATGATTCCGTTTTGCCGCCTGACCATGACAGGCTCTTTGTTGCTGACTTTGCTGATCGCGGTCGGCTGTGGTGGGAAACAGGAAGACCTGCCGGATACCGTCGCGGTTTCCGGGATGGTGACCTACAAGGGAGCACCGGTTCCCGAAGCTACGATTATGCTCTACCCGGTTGAGGGACGTAAGCCGGCTTCGGGTCGAACGGATGCGGATGGAAAGTTCACGCTGACCACGTTCAATAAAGACGATGGTGCCCTGCCTGGCGAACATCAGGTGACGGTGAATGCTTTTCAGTCGACGCCTGAGGGGGTTTCCATGAAAAGTTCCATCCCGATCAAGTATTCGAACCCGAGCAGTTCGCCTTTGAAGGTGACTGTTGCTGAAGGGGATGCGGATCTGAAGCTGGAACTATCGGATTGA